In Rhodopirellula sp. P2, the DNA window TCCACACGGCGACAATCATTGTCGGTAATCTGTCCGGCATCCCACCTTGGACGTGACGCGTTCGCCCAGTTTCAATGGGTCCATCCTACCGTTTGATCCCTTCCCCATCGATCCACCTTTTTCCATGAATGCCAATCCCGACCGTGACCCAACCCAATTGCGTTCCCACCGTTGGTTCGGCCGAGACGACTTACGTTCCTTTGGGCACCGTTCCAGGCTGAAAGGGATGGGATTTGACGACATTGATTACCGCGACCGGCCGGTCGTGGCGATCCTGAATACTTGGAGCGAACTGAACACTTGCCACTCACATTTTCGTGATCGAGCTGATGAAGTCCGACGTGGAATCCTGCAATCGGGTGGTTTCCCCGTCGAAGTGCCAGTGATGTCGCTCGGCGAAATGATGATGAAGCCCACCACGATGCTGTATCGCAACCTGTTGGCGATGGAAGTCGAGGAGGTCCTGCGTTGTCACCCGATCGATGCCGCGGTGCTGATGGGGGGATGTGACAAAACCGTTCCCGCGATGCTGATGGGCGCGATCAGCGCCGACATCCCCAGCCTGTTCCTGCCCGCCGGTGCGATGTTGCGAGCCCGTTGGAAAGACCAAACGCTGGGCAGCGGCAGCGACGCCTGGAAATACTGGGACCAACGTCTGGCCGGCAACCTTTGTGACCGGGACTGGAACCAAGTCGAAAACTGCATCGCCGCGTCCGCCGGCACCTGCATGACGATGGGAACAGCCAGCACGATGGCCTGCGTCGCCGAAGCGATGGGGTGGACATTGCCATCCGCAGCCACCATTCCCGCCGTGATGGCCGATCACTCCCGACTCGCCGTCGCGACCGGACGCCGCGCCGTCGACATGGCTTGGGAACAACTCAAACCCAGCGAGTTCTTCACCTCACGCAGCATCGACAACGGCCTGACAACCTCTCTGGCCATCGGAGGCAGCACCAACGCGATTGTGCACTTGATTGCCATCGCCGGCCGACTCGGCGAAACACTCACGCTCGATCGCTTCGACGAACTGTCCCGGCAAACCCCGGTGCTCGGTGACCTGCGGCCCGGCGGGCGTTTTCTGATGCAGGATTTCTTCGAAGCCGGTGGACTGCCCGCTCTGCTGCAGCGTCTTCGCGATCTGCTGAACCTGGATTGCAAAACCGTCGCAGGATCAACCCTCGGCGAACAAATTGCCGAGGCCGAAGTCTACGACGAT includes these proteins:
- a CDS encoding IlvD/Edd family dehydratase gives rise to the protein MNANPDRDPTQLRSHRWFGRDDLRSFGHRSRLKGMGFDDIDYRDRPVVAILNTWSELNTCHSHFRDRADEVRRGILQSGGFPVEVPVMSLGEMMMKPTTMLYRNLLAMEVEEVLRCHPIDAAVLMGGCDKTVPAMLMGAISADIPSLFLPAGAMLRARWKDQTLGSGSDAWKYWDQRLAGNLCDRDWNQVENCIAASAGTCMTMGTASTMACVAEAMGWTLPSAATIPAVMADHSRLAVATGRRAVDMAWEQLKPSEFFTSRSIDNGLTTSLAIGGSTNAIVHLIAIAGRLGETLTLDRFDELSRQTPVLGDLRPGGRFLMQDFFEAGGLPALLQRLRDLLNLDCKTVAGSTLGEQIAEAEVYDDEVIRTRENPVSPAGGVCLLRGNLAPSGCVIKSIAASKKLLHHRGKAVVFNNYPEMKERINDPELDVDENSVLILRSAGPLGAPGFPEWGMLPIPKKLLQSGVTDMVRMSDARMSGTSYGTCVLHIAPESAAGGPLSLVETGDEIEINVPERSIHWHIDDDELTRRKANQPGAAPEPARGYMKLYAKHVTQADQGCDFDFLAGRSPGEEPAIH